In Benincasa hispida cultivar B227 unplaced genomic scaffold, ASM972705v1 Contig693, whole genome shotgun sequence, the sequence TGAAAAAGAGCTTAAAGTTGCTAAGGTGCAGGAAGAAATTGGTGCTATTAAAAACATCCCTACTCTGAACGATGAAGATGTCAAAACGTTGGCTATGAACATTCATGAAAGCATAGAGGTCGCACATGAAGAGTTAAGAAACTTTAAGTGGAAGCCTGATTTTATCGAACTCTTATAACGTATTCATTATTATTGATTCCCTAATGTAATTATGGGATTCTAGATTAATGCCCAAAATATTctaatttaactcaattgaaagatttttttttttttttttactgatgTAACTGCACTTAAATTATACTTTAAGGTGCTTgagatcaagtcataatgtatttcaaagaatgttttcttttttttttcttttttttttactttatagacgttcaccttttaagctcatgcagCCAGAGCAACATGCAATTTATACTCTTACGTCTAGGTAGAATCTTTTAAGAAACTTTCCATGAATTGAACTAATTCATTATCTATCTTTATCCACGATCTTGGATATTCTATTTGTGTAGACCTCTTTAACAACAAAAGGGTCATCCAATTTACACATCAATTTGTTCTCATTATGTCCTGTTAAAATGATGAGTCGTTTAACCACCAAAACCAAATCGCCAACTTGGAATGATCGAAGTAGCACATTTTTGTCAAAAGCTTTGACATTTGGGCTTGATAACATTTTAAACTGCTTTTTTAGGCTTTTTTTTATACCTTCAaacatcatctctatattggcTTCATGTCTTCATGATGAGGCAATGAACACCAAGACATTCCAATGTAATCCCATAAAGGAGTCGTATTATCAACCATGGTTTCTCCAGTAGCACCCTTCCAAATCTTCTGGTTGCTCttcacttcttttttttctttcttgacTTCTTGGACCAATAGATTGTTATTACCTTTAATAGCAATGCTTAGCTCAATATCATGAGATCGAATTGTTAATTATTCAAAAGTCTAGGtttttatcccttgtaggataTAAAGGAGTACCTAGTACATTCCTTGAGTGCAGATTTCCACCGTAATAATTCAATCAATCTATCTTTGCAATCAAAACTCAAGGCTCTCTAACGATTAATGTAGTCGTTGATTGGTTCCCTTTCTATCTTTTAGTAGTGGTAAGCTCTATCATGCTAACAATACGCTTTGTGCTATAGAAGCAATTAAGgaattctctttcaagttgcTCCCAACTCTATCAATAGTTTCAAGCACGAGATTGGTGTATCAATTGAATGTGTTTcttttaaatgtttgaacaaactATTTGACCATTAAATCTCCTTGTGTACCAGCATTTTTGCATGTTTCAATGAAATGTGCATGTTGCTTTGGGTGCCCTTTCTGTCAAAATGTTAAAACTTGGGTGGTTGGTCCATTCGACATTCTTAAGTTTTCAATCCTCCTTATATACGACTTGGAATACAAGAGGGAGTATTGAGTAGGCCCACCATATTGAGCTCTCATTGCAATCATATTTTGCAATTGATAAACAGACAACGAAACAACTAAAGTTGACTTTTCCAATTAactttcttgtaagacaattTTCCCTTTGTCATTATTCTTGACTACATTCATGTGACTTGATTTTGTAGCATCATGAATTTCGATTTGATTTCGATTTGATTCTTCAAAGATGCAATGTCATAATCTTTCTCTTTGACTATCTATATCGGCATGTTGACCTTGAGTCTAGCCATTCTTTTTTCACCTATTGCCACGTTGGCCATCACAACTGACATTATATTAAGGTCTGATGCCTTCTTGATTGATTGTTCAAAAGATGAAATCAAATTACTATATAAGAGACTCCAGATTGTTGGATTTCCTTGGAGTAACCACAAGTAGTTGGTCCCTAAGTGTCACTTGAAATTCTAAAAGGATTGTCTTTATACCCTTCTTGACATAAATCTTgtatgagaaaaagaaatgaaaggtAAAGAAGTCCATCATTGTGCCAATCTATTTGACGAGATTTCCCTATCTCCTTTAGTAGCATGACATCGGGAATCAATGAGTTTTTCAACACCCAAAGGTATGCACAAGTCTAAGAGAGAATGTAGGGGGTGTTGGCTCCTTCATTATTTTAGCAAAAGTTCTTGTGGCTCGAGCCACCTTTGTGTTTTGACCTGGATGACATTCATATCTAGTTGTGAGGGGACATGACCAAGAAGCAACCAACTAACTGCCCCCTTCCATTCACCCTTTCTTCGCTGTGTGGATAAAGCCTtagtatgaaatttaatatattcctTTGATGTGTTCTCTTGAACGTTGAATGAAGTCTTAATCGTCCAAGTTTTTAAACTTGAGAAGCTTATGATCTTGAGATTGATTATAGAGGTATGATCTTCTGGAACTTAATGAAGTTTTAATCTTCcaaatcttcaatcttcaaaaaattgtaatcttgaaatCAATCAAAGTGTCtgagcttcaatcttcaaaactTTAGAGTTCCAGGGTTTTAACACTTCATCTTCAATTCTTTTTAATCTCTCCCAAAATGAACGGGTAAAACCTCCATTTATAGAGGTTTTCATGGCCTTTACATGGACTTAGACCTAATTGCTTTTGGACCCAAAAATTGGGTTTGAACTTGGACTAAAGTTGCGCTGAGGCACAATCTTTTCTTTGCCCCAAATTTCCACCATAAGCTTGAATTGAGTTGGACTTATGACCTGAGCAATTTTAATTACTCGACCCGATTCAATTAATAATTCATAGCTCAATCAACCCTCTAGCCAAATTTATTGATCGTAGTCTAGAGCTTAATCACCATTGaattcaataagcctatcattatGAACCGATGACCAAAAATGAGAAACGTAGTCTATTTTAGTTCGTCATTTATTTGTCTCCAACACCTTCATCATTCTTAATCATGAATAGAACTGAATAGTCGTTCATAATAAATTAACTTATGTGTAAAATCAGAATGTGGCATATTCGTACAGATAAAATTGAAGTTTTCTTCTTCGGATATTGGATCTTGTTAGAAAAATATGGCCTGACACTGCTCTACAGTGTCGTCAGGGCTAATAActgcaaaaaacaaaaataaacaaacttaAAAGAGAAAACACCCTGCATTAGTAAAATATagcaacaaaaagaaaagaaaagaaagacaaaaatTGCAAGTAAATAACAGCGGAAGCAGACCTTTGTGGCCTACAGTTCGTTCTGATTCATAAATTTCATGATCATTTCCTCCCTGTTAAAAAATAAAGGCCGCAGAAATATCTCAGTATAAATAACAAAACAGAGAATTGGGTTATAGCACTAAAAGGATAATACTTTCCATGAGTTACAAGATCCTAAATAAGAAAAGAGTCCTACAGTAGTATGAAAATTTTTCCATGTTATCTTCATTCATTGTTTGTTATGAGAGTAGCATTTAAGAATTATGTAGAGtctacaaaataaattaatagatCATCTAATGAAGTGTCAAATAATGAAAGGAAGAAGTTGGTACTATAGTAGTactagaattttttttcctaaacaaGAGAGATGACAACGAAAGAATGAAAATCAACCAAAACTAAACTGCAAGATAAATGGGTCGACAAACATTCTAATAATAACCTTGTAAGTTTTATCGCCAAAGAAGTGGATTTCTTGAAAATCTTCAAGGTACCTCAGGCAATATGTCTTGTCCCAACCTTGAGGAAAGACCTGTGTTTGAATAATTAGCATTACCAAAATAGATACCTGTCATGTTGTTTACTTGTGTTATGATAATACTGCCGAAATCAAACTCTACTTACATCAAAGCTTATTTGTCCTCCAATGGAGAATGTTAAATTAAGATGTGCGAATTTCTCCCGAAGGATGGAAACCATTTTGGGGCGTATGTTCTGGACCTGAATGTggattgcaaaatagatgtctcATCTCATGTcctcaaaattaaaatgtgaaCTAAAAATCAGAGAAGCTGAGACATGAGTTTTTCCAACAAATGGGACTGCAGTTTTTCACCTTATCATACTTCTCAAATTCATCTCTTTCTTCTTGGCTGCAGTTTCGCCCAATTGGTGAAACATTAAGCATCCCATTTCGAAACTCAATAAATGTTCCCCTGAATATACAATAAGTAATACAAAATATATCATTTGAAATCAAATACAATAGAAAAACTTTCATGGCTCCAGTCCACTAACCTTTTTATAGGAATATCCAAGTCAGCAATATAATGAAGCGTAAAGTTGATAAGACTCTGCAAATTTTTGGCATTAGGTCATTTCAGAATTCGATGTTTATACCAGTTGCTTTTCATGAGCACAAAAGGATACAACATTTATGGAATGTGTCTCTTTACACTCAATCACAAGGTAATTATAAATACAGAGTTTTCAAGGCGTGTCTCTTTTCTTTTGTGATTACAGATGTCTCATAGTGAATTGCATACTGTTCTCTTATCTCATGGTGAAATTGCATTATATAATCCACATGGCATCCTTTGCCCTTTTGTACTTCCATACAATTAATGAAAATTCAGTTACTGActctcatttaaaaaaaaaaaaaagggtttctCTCTTTTCAAAAACTATGTGATTATTTTTCTGTAAGGGTATTGATTAGAAGCAAATAATTTTGCACGGGATAAAGTATTCATGAGACTCTATAACCAATGAACCTTGCAGCTCGAATcccttgtaacatctagctgcCAAGAACCTCTTTATCATATATTCCTTACCCTCAATGAGGGTCTTGCTAAATCCCACTCACTCTCTCTGCGACTCATGATTGCTATAGTGATTCCTTCCGACAAACTTTCCCTCTCCACATGCACAGCTACCTTTATCTTCCTAAGTCCTTTTATACCCTGCCGTGCCATTCCCTTTTTTCCCATAAAGTTGGAGGC encodes:
- the LOC120069935 gene encoding phosphomannomutase isoform X2 translates to MAVRRPGVIALFDVDGTLTAPRKVATPEMLKFMGELRKVVTVGVVGGSDLSKISEQLGNSVIHDYDYVFSENGLMAHKDGKLIGTESLKLHLGEENLKSLINFTLHYIADLDIPIKRGTFIEFRNGMLNVSPIGRNCSQEERDEFEKYDKVQNIRPKMVSILREKFAHLNLTFSIGGQISFDVFPQGWDKTYCLRYLEDFQEIHFFGDKTYKGGNDHEIYESERTVGHKVISPDDTVEQCQAIFF
- the LOC120069935 gene encoding phosphomannomutase isoform X1, with the translated sequence MAVRRPGVIALFDVDGTLTAPRKVATPEMLKFMGELRKVVTVGVVGGSDLSKISEQLGNSVIHDYDYVFSENGLMAHKDGKLIGTESLKLHLGEENLKSLINFTLHYIADLDIPIKRGTFIEFRNGMLNVSPIGRNCSQEERDEFEKYDKVQNIRPKMVSILREKFAHLNLTFSIGGQISFDVFPQGWDKTYCLRYLEDFQEIHFFGDKTYKGGNDHEIYESERTVGHKVCLFLFFAVISPDDTVEQCQAIFF